One genomic window of Verrucomicrobiia bacterium includes the following:
- the serA gene encoding phosphoglycerate dehydrogenase, with translation MKILICDPISPKGIALFKQRPEFNVVVLDKRLPEAELLPVVADVDAIVVRSETKISKNVLDAAKKLKVVGRAGVGVDNVDVEYATTKGVIVMNTPGGNTVTTAELTFSMILNLARKVPQAHGTMVAGKWDRKAFQGVELLNKTLGVLGMGRIGSEVAKRALAFGMKVLAYDPFLTEARAKAMGVTLSGDLDEIYGAADFITVHMPVTEQTKGMLNASAFAKMKPNVRIVNCARGEIIVEADLLAALESGKIAGAGLDVFAEEPLAADHPFRKHPSLILTPHLGASTNEAQEKCGIEVAEVIAGYLLTGEVRNAVNMPYLDAKTYEQVKPYLTLGEKLGKLITQLAPSQVDRIHITYGGKAQELPNIDPVTRAVIQGFLSKASVKDLNNINVRSVASTLGLTVEEKRSTEPVTFNEWLHVQAFQGENKVVSAGGTFFGSPNNPRIVRLFSQPVEIVPNGVLMLLNNNDRPGIVGHVGTLLGKHKVNIANMSLSRDTAGGQALTVLSLDSLPPKELLAELEKDTDITNVKVVNL, from the coding sequence ATGAAGATTTTGATTTGTGATCCGATTTCGCCGAAGGGTATCGCGCTCTTTAAGCAGCGCCCGGAGTTCAATGTCGTAGTCTTGGACAAGCGTCTGCCGGAAGCGGAGTTGCTGCCGGTGGTGGCCGATGTGGATGCGATCGTGGTGAGGTCGGAGACGAAGATTTCCAAGAACGTGCTGGATGCGGCGAAGAAGTTGAAGGTGGTCGGTCGCGCTGGTGTGGGTGTGGATAACGTGGACGTGGAGTATGCCACGACGAAGGGTGTGATCGTGATGAACACGCCGGGCGGTAATACTGTGACCACGGCGGAGTTGACCTTCTCGATGATCCTGAACCTTGCGCGCAAAGTTCCCCAAGCGCACGGCACAATGGTGGCGGGCAAGTGGGATCGCAAGGCGTTCCAAGGGGTGGAACTGCTGAACAAGACTCTCGGCGTGCTGGGCATGGGCCGTATCGGCAGTGAAGTGGCGAAGCGGGCGCTGGCCTTCGGCATGAAGGTGCTGGCTTATGATCCGTTCCTGACGGAAGCGCGGGCAAAAGCGATGGGCGTGACGCTCAGCGGTGATTTGGACGAGATCTATGGTGCGGCTGATTTCATCACGGTGCATATGCCTGTGACGGAACAGACGAAAGGCATGTTGAACGCCTCGGCGTTCGCGAAGATGAAGCCGAATGTTCGGATCGTGAATTGCGCACGTGGTGAGATCATCGTGGAGGCGGATCTGCTGGCGGCTTTAGAATCGGGCAAAATCGCAGGCGCAGGTCTGGACGTCTTCGCAGAAGAGCCGTTGGCGGCAGATCATCCATTCCGCAAACATCCTTCGCTCATCCTCACGCCTCATCTTGGCGCGAGCACGAATGAGGCACAGGAGAAGTGCGGTATCGAAGTGGCGGAGGTCATCGCGGGTTACTTGCTCACGGGCGAAGTCCGTAATGCAGTGAACATGCCTTACCTCGATGCGAAGACGTACGAGCAGGTGAAGCCGTATCTGACTCTCGGCGAGAAGCTCGGCAAGTTGATCACGCAGCTCGCACCGAGCCAAGTGGATCGCATCCACATCACATATGGCGGCAAGGCGCAAGAGTTGCCGAACATCGATCCAGTGACGCGCGCTGTTATCCAAGGTTTCTTGAGCAAGGCGTCGGTGAAGGATTTGAACAATATCAACGTGCGGAGCGTCGCATCTACGTTGGGATTGACGGTGGAAGAGAAACGCTCGACGGAGCCGGTGACGTTCAACGAGTGGTTGCACGTGCAGGCGTTCCAAGGCGAGAACAAGGTGGTGTCGGCCGGCGGCACGTTCTTCGGTTCGCCGAACAATCCGCGTATCGTGCGCCTCTTCAGCCAGCCGGTGGAGATCGTGCCGAACGGGGTGTTGATGTTGCTGAACAACAACGATCGTCCGGGCATCGTGGGCCATGTAGGTACGCTGCTGGGCAAGCATAAGGTGAACATCGCGAACATGAGCCTGAGCCGCGATACCGCAGGTGGTCAGGCGTTAACGGTGTTGAGCCTCGACAGTTTGCCGCCGAAGGAACTCCTGGCAGAACTGGAGAAGGATACGGACATCACCAATGTGAAGGTCGTGAATCTGTAA
- a CDS encoding Rne/Rng family ribonuclease — translation MSDRNFSRRRRPGMRFRPPGGPQAPKPDKQAQDARAAVVGETISDEPVFQRHRSEGEIERSENIAAGLPPGGPVEGEVSDADAPATVLPPEEEKSFVPVPVPDAKPRNLLESIKQTAEKVIRKVQRLIKPPEKRIHKEVVINAESLETRVAVLEEGKLEEFTIERTSEERLVGSIFKGKIKNLEDGLKAAFVDIGFEKNAFLHYWDIVPSNLDSGVELVDRGNKRREKPRITQKDIPRLYPVGSEIIIQVTKGPIGTKGPRVTTHLALPGRYLVLLPNSDQSGISRKIEDPEERQRLKKILRELSIPEGMGVIIRTVGEGQQKRYFVRDLAMLLDEWKEIQERINKQPMATCVFQEPDLVERTVRDFLTEDVERIVIDSPKEYDRMRELIGRISKRSMGKVKLYSESQSIFDRFGIARQLENAFSRQVHLKSGGYIVIDETEALVAIDVNTGSHKGSKDQETTILKVNLEAAEEICRQLRLRNMGGLIVLDFIDMKGRRDQQMVYNRMRDGLRRDKAKTHILPISQLGLMEMTRQRHSESVRSAVYDDCPYCKGKGKVKSSETMSVEIQRKLGEILKKRGRDESDFQLKIVVHPSVLQRLRTEDEKLLIEMEKRYFGKLAFRAEPAFHAEEFKILNGINNEELAHVGG, via the coding sequence ATGAGTGACCGTAATTTTTCACGACGCCGCCGGCCCGGCATGCGCTTCCGCCCACCGGGTGGTCCACAGGCGCCCAAGCCTGACAAACAGGCTCAGGACGCCCGTGCCGCGGTCGTGGGGGAAACCATCTCAGATGAGCCGGTATTCCAACGGCATCGCAGTGAAGGTGAGATCGAACGCTCAGAGAACATCGCAGCTGGACTGCCTCCCGGGGGACCGGTCGAAGGCGAAGTCTCCGATGCTGACGCGCCAGCCACCGTCCTGCCTCCTGAAGAGGAAAAATCCTTCGTGCCCGTGCCTGTGCCGGACGCGAAACCGCGTAACTTGCTCGAGTCCATCAAGCAGACGGCCGAGAAGGTCATCCGCAAGGTGCAGCGCCTCATCAAGCCGCCAGAGAAACGCATCCACAAGGAAGTGGTGATCAACGCCGAGTCTCTCGAGACTCGCGTGGCCGTGCTCGAAGAGGGCAAGCTGGAAGAGTTCACCATTGAGCGTACCTCGGAAGAGCGCCTCGTGGGCAGTATCTTCAAGGGCAAGATCAAGAACCTCGAAGACGGCCTGAAAGCCGCGTTCGTGGACATCGGTTTCGAGAAGAATGCCTTCTTGCATTACTGGGACATCGTCCCGAGCAACCTCGACTCCGGCGTAGAGCTGGTGGATCGCGGTAACAAACGCCGCGAGAAGCCGCGTATCACGCAGAAGGACATCCCGCGCCTCTATCCTGTGGGCAGCGAGATCATCATCCAAGTGACCAAGGGGCCGATCGGCACCAAGGGCCCGCGTGTGACCACGCACTTGGCTTTGCCGGGACGTTACCTCGTGCTGTTGCCGAACTCCGATCAGAGCGGTATCTCCCGCAAGATTGAAGACCCGGAAGAGCGCCAGCGTTTGAAAAAGATTCTGCGCGAGCTTTCCATCCCGGAGGGCATGGGTGTGATCATCCGTACGGTGGGTGAAGGCCAGCAGAAGCGTTACTTCGTGCGCGATCTCGCCATGTTACTGGACGAATGGAAAGAGATACAGGAACGCATCAACAAGCAGCCCATGGCCACTTGTGTATTCCAAGAACCCGACCTCGTCGAACGCACCGTCCGCGACTTCCTCACGGAAGATGTGGAGCGCATCGTCATCGATAGCCCTAAGGAATACGACCGCATGCGCGAGCTGATCGGCCGTATCTCCAAGCGCTCGATGGGCAAGGTGAAGCTCTACAGCGAATCGCAATCCATCTTCGACCGGTTCGGCATCGCCCGCCAGTTGGAGAACGCGTTCTCACGTCAGGTCCATTTGAAGAGCGGCGGTTACATCGTGATCGATGAAACTGAGGCCTTGGTAGCTATCGACGTGAACACCGGCAGCCATAAGGGCAGCAAGGACCAGGAGACGACCATCCTCAAAGTGAACCTGGAAGCGGCGGAAGAGATCTGCCGCCAGTTGCGTCTGCGCAATATGGGCGGTTTGATCGTGCTGGACTTCATCGATATGAAGGGCCGCCGTGATCAGCAGATGGTTTACAACCGCATGCGCGATGGTTTGCGCCGCGACAAGGCCAAGACGCACATCCTGCCCATCTCCCAGCTCGGTCTGATGGAGATGACGCGCCAACGCCACAGCGAGAGCGTGCGCTCTGCCGTGTACGACGATTGCCCGTACTGCAAGGGCAAGGGCAAGGTGAAGAGCTCTGAGACGATGAGCGTCGAGATCCAGCGCAAGCTGGGCGAAATCCTGAAGAAGCGCGGTCGCGATGAATCGGACTTCCAGCTCAAGATCGTGGTGCATCCGTCCGTGCTGCAACGTCTGCGCACGGAAGATGAGAAGCTCCTCATCGAGATGGAGAAGCGCTACTTCGGCAAGCTGGCGTTCCGTGCGGAACCAGCCTTCCACGCCGAGGAGTTCAAGATCCTCAACGGCATCAATAACGAGGAACTCGCCCACGTTGGTGGTTAA